ATTCCAGTCTATCGTTTAGCTGCTCAGAGGTAGGAAATAATAACGTTACTTTATTGGTAACTGACGATAACGGCAACACTTCAACTTGTACAGCAATCGTGACAGTTGAGGACAACGTTGCACCTGTTGCCAATTGTGCCGCACCGTTCACCATCCAATTGGATGCCAACGGAGCTGCAAGCATTTCGGTAGCAGATATTGATAACGGCAGCACCGATGCCTGTGGTATTGCGAGTACCTCTATAGATATTACAAACTTTACTTGTGCAGATGTAGGTCCCAACACGGTAACCCTTACGGTAACCGATGTAAACGGAAATACTTCCACCTGTACAACTACAGTTACGGTAGAAGATAATGTTGCCCCGGTAGCCAACTGCGCCGCACCTTTTACCATTCAATTGGATGCCAACGGAGCTGCAAGCATTGTGGTAGCAGATATTGAAAATGGAAGTACCGATGCGTGTGGCATTGCGAGTACCTCTATAGATATTACAAACTTTAGCTGTGCAGATGTAGGCCCTAACCCGGTAACCTTAACGGTAACCGATGTAAACGGAAATACTTCCACCTGTACAACTACAGTTACGGTAGAAGATAATGTAGCCCCTGTAGCCAACTGCGCTGCTCCTTTTACTATCCAACTGGATGCTAATGGAGTGGCTAGTATTACCGTTGCAGATATTGAGAACGGCAGCACTGATGCTTGCGGTATTGCGAGCACTACTATAGATGTTACGGATTTTGACTGTAGCGATGTAGGTCCGAACACGGTGACCCTTACGGTAACCGATGTAAACGGAAACACTTCAACCTGTACAACAATAGTTACCGTTGAAGACAGTCTTGCGCCAATAATAGCGTGCCCTGCCGACATATTGGCCAACACTGATCCTGGTGCCTGTTTCGCCACGGCGAGTTTCGCTATGCCTATAGCATTTGACAATTGTGGTATTGATACCGTAGTCCAGACCGCTGGTCTTCCAAGCGGTAGTCAGTTCCCGGTGGGTGTAAATACCATTGAGTTTACTGCTACCGATGTAAACGGAAACAGTAGCAGCTGCAGCTTCACCATTACGGTGACCGATAATGAGGCGCCAGTAGCGGTATGCCAGAATATTACCATCCAGCTTGATGCAAGCGGAAATGCAAGCATCACAGAGGCTGATGTGGACGGTGGCAGTACAGACCAATGCGGTGTGGCTTCAACTACTATTGATATGGACACCTTTGACTGTTCCCACGTGGGTGACAACAACGTGGTGCTAACGGTTACCGATGTGAATGGAAACAGTAGCACCTGTACGGCCATTGTAACGGTGGAAGACGTGACTACACCTGTAGTAGTCTGTCAGAATATTACCGTGGAACTTGATCCGGTTACCGGAACAGTGACCATCGCTGGAACAGATATAGACAATGGCTCAACAGATGCCTGTGGTATTGCAAGCTATGATCTTGACATAGATACATTTGATTGTTCAAACATAGGCGACAACACTGTAGTACTTACTGTAACCGACGTTAACGGAAACAGCGAAACCTGTACCGCAATTGTAACAGTGGAGGACAATACGAGTCCAGTACTTGTGTGCCAGGACTTCACTATTGAGATTGGTGCGGACGGTACTGCAACTCTTGATCCAAGTGACGTAATAGCGACCAATGATGATGCCTGTGGTATCTTTACGGTAGCTGTGGACATCACCGAGTTTACTTGTGCAGATATCGGTACGCCAATAACCGTGCAAGTGTTCAGCCAAGATAATAACGGTAACCTTGCCACCTGTATGGCTACGGTAACGGCGGTTGACTTGCTTGCCCCTGTGGTAACCTGCCCTGCAGACCAAACAGTAGATCCTGGAGCAGGCAATCTGTTCTATATTGTGCCAGATTACTTTGCAAGTGGTGAGGCCACTGCCGTGGACAACTGTACAGATCCTGTTACTGAAACTACGCAGGATCCAGCACCAGGAACGGCGCTTCCTGACGGTATTTACACCATCACGCTAACGGCAACAGATGCGTATGGCAATGTGGGCACCTGCGATTTTGAGTTAACGGTAGATACGGTACTGGGTGCTGGCGAACATAGCCAAGACCTTGGAAGCATAACAATGTTCCCTAACCCGGCAAAACACAATGTAACTATTGGCAATCCTAAGGGCTTAGAGCTTGAGAGCGCTAATATTTATGATCTAACGGGAAGATTGGTTCAATCTTACAGCTTAAAGGGTATGGCAGGCGCAAAAACTCTGGATGTTGATAACCTTGCTGCCGCTACCTACGTAGTGATCATCAAAGGCAAAAATGGTCAAACAACCAAACGTTTATTGAAGGAATAGAGCTTTTTTTAAGTGTTAATACTACCCCCTTGTGCTAGTGGCATAAGGGGGTTTGTTTTTTCAGTAAGAATATAAGCGCTTTTAAAAACCACTTTTCATTAGAAAACAGGTAGTGGGCTTGAAAAGTTTTTCTTCAATTTCTAAGAAGTAGAGTATATTTGTATACCAAATCTTGCTATGAAAACAAAACTACTCACTACACTTTTACTATTACTCTATTTTAATATACAGTCACAAAGCCCTGAAATAAGCAAACTCCACCAGAAAATGGAAAGCAATGTACGCAATCCGGATTCTGCCAAGTTTTATTTACGTCAGCTTTTAAAACACAAGCCAGAACTTCACGATACTACCATAGGAAAATATTACAGTGTGCTAGGCATACAGTACAACAAGCTCGCCGTTCCCGATTCGGCAGAGTACTATATGAAAAAGGCGCTTGAATATACTGCCTTATACCCCTCCAAGCACGGTGAAATGTATCTGAATCTAGCCATTAACTATCGTATTGGTTCCCGTTATGAAGAATCGTTGGAGGCAAGTGAAAAAGCTATTGAACAGTTCCATAAAGCGGGTAATCTAGAAGGTGTGGGCCAGGCATATGGGGAAATGGGCTCCAATTATAATTATATGATGAACAGCGAGAAGGCACTGGAATATCTCAAGAAATCCATTGCTATCTTAAGTCAATATGGTAGCGAACGCGAGTTGAGCGTGGTGAAACAAAAGCTTGCAAACCTTTATTATAACAATGAAGATTTTAAGTTTGCCAGAGAGCTGTATGAAGAAGTTTTACCGGTTTTTGCCAAGGAAAAAGGCACTAACTATTATGTTACTTTGTTGACATATGCCGATTGTCTCTTGCAACTGGAAGAGAACTATAAAGGTGCGGAAGAAGCCTTAAAGGAGGCTGAAAATGCCTTCCGAAAAATGAACCAAAAGGAATATATGTGGATCGCTATGGGCAATCTTGCACAAGTATATGTGGCTACAGGACAGACACAGCAGGCCCAAAAAGCGTTCGAGGGGGCCTATGAGGGCATGTACCAAATAAGCTCACCCCGCTTTTTGGAAACCAGTGTGCGTTACCTTGATTTTTTGAACAGTCAAAAACAGTATACAAAGGCCTTGAATCTTATTGAGAGGGTAATGACTTCCGCAAAAAAAGCAAGGCTGAAAATGAATACCGATAATGAAATCGACTTTTTAAAACAGGCCGTAATAACGTATGGACAAAACGGAATGGCGGAAAATTCATTGGAAGCTTTTGAACGCTTGGATTTTTTACAGGATTCCCTGAACACAGCCTTAAATCATGCGAAGGCATTGGAAATGCAGGAAGCCTATCAAAATGACCTACAGCGCGAAAGAAATCTCGTGCTAAAAAGAAACAATGAGCTGTTGACAGAAAACAACGCAAAAAAAGACAATATCCTTATGTTGGGGGTTCTTAGTTTTATTCTTCTTCTTGCCATTGGGCTGGTGCTATATAGCTCTAATAGAAACAAATTAAAACTGCAAAAGGAACTGGTGGCAAGCTTGGAGACTTCAAAAAATGTTTTGGAGGAAAAAAATAAACTGGAAGGGGAGCTGCGCTTGGAGCGGGAGCGCATTTTAGAAAATAAGGAAAGGGAATTGGTACAGGTGAGTATGGAAATGTCTAACCTACAGAACAAGATTATAGAATTGATAGATACTAGGGACAATCCTGAAAGTTCTACGGCATTGGCAAAAGAGTTAAAAAATCTTTTGGGCCAAAATAATTATTGGAAATATTTTAAGGGGAAATTTATTGAGGTGCATCCTGCCTTTGCCCTTCAGCTGGCAGAGATGTTTCCCAACCTGTCTGAAAACGATGTGGCCTTTTGCTGTATGTTGAAATTGCAGCTATCTGAAAAAGAAATCGCAGCGCTTATGGGCATCAGTACCGATCAGGTAGAAGTTAAAAAGACTACACTACGTAGAAAAATAGGTATGGGTGATGATATCCTAGGGTTTGAAAAACTGATAGATCATTTGGAGTAATGGGATGGTGGACTGGCCAAAATACTTGTTGTGTATAGGTTTTTGAAGCGCCCAGTCTTTTCCTGTGAATAATATTCCTTTGTAATTGTATCTTTGATGGCATTTGCCAAGAAAGAGATTCCATCATTGAAAAATTTGTATAAAACTGCTGCTATTATTGGCTTTGTGTCCAAGGGTATTATCTATTTGGTAATAGGGGCGCTCTCTCTTTTGGCAGCCCTGAATATGGGTGGCGAAAGCTCTGGCACCAATCAGGCGTTATTATTTCTAAAAAGACAACCTTTTGGGCAGGTATTATTACTGCTTCTTGGTATAGGCTTACTGTGTTATTCTTTTTGGATGTTTCTTCAGGCCTTTCGGAATCCTGAAAATATAAGCTCTGACCAAAAGGGAAAGCTGCGTCGTTTTGGCTTGTTTACAACAGGTTTGGTGTATGTGGTAGTAGCGTTTCTATGTTTTTACCATTTGGTTACCTACCCCATGGATGATGGAACCAACTCCCGTTACTTAGATTTTTTGGGCCCAACTACCCTTAGCTATGTATTCATAGCAATAGGTATTATTCTGGCCATTCAAAGTATATTGCTTACGGTGGGGGTGATTCAAGGGGGGCTTTTGGACCAGTTTAATTTGGAGGGCCGCAAGGGTTCTGCTGTTATTAGGACGGTGGGGCAGTTTGGCTTTTATGCCCGCGCCTTTGTGGTAGCCATTATTGCCTATTTCTTTTTCAGGGCCGGTATTTATACAGGCAATCACGATATAAAGGGGATACAGGACGCCTTTTCATTTTTGGAGCAATCTGCTTTGGGTAGGATATTGATGGCGCTAACGGCCTTGGGATTTATTGCCTATGGAGCTTTTTATGTGTTGCTTACCCGGTATCGGAGTTTTGAAAGTGAGGCCTGAGAAGCAATGCGTAAAATAGAGTGTATAGTATTGTTGGGTGCATTTTAGATTTTATATTTGTGTAATGTAACATATCTATTATAAGGCCGTCCACAAAATAGCGAATAGCTTAAAGCCTTGGTTTTAAAATCATATACAGCTCTACAAGTATTATGTTTAAATTACTAATATTTCAGAAAAAAGGATAATGAAGCAATTTTATCTCCTTATTTATTTGTTTTCTATCATTGTTCTACCTTTTAAAACATTAGCCCAAAATAAATCCCAAAAAGATGTTGTAGATCAAATCAACCTAGGGGTAAAATATCTTTCTGAAAAAGAACATATTAAATCCATTGAAGAATTGATTGCGGCCAAGGAAGCGGCAATTAGGAATGAGTGGTATACGCAGGCTTTCAATGCAACTTTAAATATTGGCACCAACTATTATTTAATGTTGGATTATGGCGAGGCATTTCAATATTATCTACAAGCGTATGACATTGCGATAAAGCACCTGGGGCCGCGACAGGAAATGGCAGTTTTCAATAATATTGGGGTTTTATATATAGAGGAAAAAGATCCGGAGAAGGCGGAAGAGTCTTTTTTAAAAGCCTATAATATTGCAAAAAAGCTTAATGATAAAAAACAGATTGGCACCTATGGCATAAACTTGGCCTTGGTACTTCACAAAATGGGAAAGCTCAATCTTGCCAAGCGTTATATTGAGGAGGCGCTGCCATTATTAAGTAATGTTCCGAATGTATCATTATTGGCAAAAATAGCGAAGACCGAAAACCTTCTCTTGCAAGATCAATACTTTGCGGCTGAAAAATTAGCCTTAGAGATTTTGCCACAATTGGACAATCTTTCCCTTTTAAAGGAACAGATAACCGTAAACGATAAAATAACGCTACTGCTGATCTTAACGAAGATATATGAAAAACAAAATCAGTTCAAGGTAGCTCAGCAATACGCTTTACTTGCGCGTTCCCTTCAAGAAAAAATAGAAGAGCGTATTGAAGTTTATGATAGGCTAGCCACTCTTTCCAGCGGAATCAATGACTATAAAACGGCCATGGCCTATAAGGATTCCGTAATTATAGCAACAGATTCGCTTTATGCCATTAAAAACAGTGCCTTGTTTAAAAGTGAAAAGGTAAAATTCCAAATCAAGAACTACCAACACGAGCTAATGGAAAGCAAAAAAGCTTTGGAAAGTGAAAAACGGTTTTTCTATTTGGTCATTTTTGCAGTTGTTATTTGTATGGGTTTTCTGGTTTGGATGTATAAAAATAACTCCCTTAAGCATAGACAGCGCAAACGGATTATTGAGTTGGAACTGGAGAAGGAAAAAAGCGGGCATTTATTATTGGAAGAACAGCATCGGGAAAAGGAAGCAACAGCGTTATTGGAAAAGGAGCGGCTTAAAAATGAACTGGAGGTTAAGAATCGGGAATTGACGGCAAAAGCTATGTATATGGCCAGTAAAAATGAATTGATTGAGGAAGTACTTCAATCGCTATTACACAATACTGAAATTACAACCAATGCCTCCCTAAAGAACCAAATTAACGATTTGAAAAAACATTTAAAGAAGGATACCCAATGGGACAGTTTTTTTGTGCATTTTGAGGAATTGAACCAAGGTTTTCTTGATAGATTAAGGGGAAAGCACCCACAATTAACTCCAAATGATATACGATTTTTAACTTTTCTATATATGAATTTAAGCTATAAGGAAATAGCCTCCTTATTGAATATAACCCCACAGTCCTGCCGAAAAAGAAAGGAACGTATCACAAAGAAGATGGATGTCCCTGATAACGTTCCCCTTCATGCCTATCTAGCTTCTATTTAAGGCGATGTCACACATTAAATTGAGGCATGTCACAAAATGTCCCGTTGCTTTTTTGGACTTACATTTCGCTTCCAACTATTTTAGCATAGCATTAAAACAATGGAAGAAGGGGAAGATGAGTTTACAACCATCTTCTTTTTTCTTTTCATTTATTACTAATTCTAAAATTTAAACAATGACACAAATGAACATTAAAAGATGGGTCTTTATCCTTGCATGCGTATTGGTAGTTACCGACCTAACTGCACAATTTGAACAAACGGCAAAAATTGTGAGCACCAATAGAGAAAGCCGTGCTGAGTATGGAACTTCTGTTGCCATTACAGACAATTTTGCAATAGTGGGTGCTTCGCGTGAAACCATTGCCTCGGGTGCAGCCTATGTATATAGTAAGGACGGTCAGGGAACATGGGGTTTCCTACAACGTTTGGCGGCAGATGACCCCAATGAAGGCGCTGAATATGGTGGCGGCGTAGCATTTTCTGAAAACTTTTTGGTAGTTGCTGCCGGAAGGGCCGACGTAGCAGGGGTACAAAGGGCTGGCGCTTTATATGTGTACAATTATCAGAACAATACCTGGGAATTTGACTCAAAACTAGTTGCTTCCGATATGAGCAATGATGCTAAAATGGGGATGAACCCTACCTCCTTAGCTGCACAGGAAAACACAATTGTAGCAGGTGCCCCTGGTGAAAATGCTTGGGCAGGATCGGTGTATGTTTTCACCAATACGGGAGGTAGTTGGACAGAAGCGCAAAAAATTGTTAGTCCAAATCCACAAGCGTCTGATGTTTTTGGGATTGGTGTTGCCCTATCGGGGGATTATCTGGTAATTGGCGCCAATGAGTATGACAATAGGAAAGGTGCTGCGTATGTATATTTAAAAAATGGTAATGGAACTTATGAATATGTGCAGACGTTAACAGCTTCGGATGCCTCGAACGATGCTTTTTTTGGCACTTCGGTAGGGATGGACGGCGACCAAATGATAGTGGGTGCCTATGGAGATAATATGGAACAGGGAGCGGCCTATATATTTGAAAGGGATGCCCAGAATAATTGGGTAGAAGTAGCGAAATTAACTGGAAACCCATCAACGGAGAACACCCAATTTGGTTGGAGTACCAGCATTCAAAGAAATTATGCAATTGTAAGTGCACCGCATCTATTCGGTTTTGAAGCGGGAGAAATGTATTTTTATGAAAGAGAGAGCTCAGGAGATTGGGTGGAAGCGCAAATAGTACAAGGTAGCGACACTGCGGGCGAGGATTTTTATGGTTGGAGTATTGCTATGCATGAAAATCAGGTGTTAGTTGGCGCCCCTTGGGAAGACCATGACGCTAACGGAGGAGATGAAATAGACCGCGCCGGATCTGCTTATATATTTCAGGATCCAAACCTTTTGGGCGTGGTTGGCAATGGTGCCTTAGAAAGCTCAATTTCAATATATCCTAATCCTGCAACAGAATTGTTGAACATTGAAAGCAAAACGAAAACAATAACTGATTTGAAGGTATTTTCCATTACTGGTGCGTTGTTACAAGAGGTGACGGATTTACAAGTAAGTCTTTATACTTTGGATATTTCGAAATTTAATGAGGGGGTTTATTTTGTAACTATTGGTTGTGGGGACGGTGTTACTGTTCAAAAGAAAATTATTAAAGTGAACTAAAAACAGAAAAGTTAAAAGTTAAATTGTTCTGTTTGGGCCAATGTGTTGATGCATTGGCCTTTTCTGTTTTCTGTTGTCGGTTTTCTGTTTTTCCTCACTTTACGAATTTGCCTTTTCTTAGGATATTAGGCTGCTTTTTGCCATACATGGCTATTAAGCGGCAGATTTGCACTGTTTAATCCTGGACTAGCTTAGGTCTTTTGTTTGGGAATGACGATTTCTATCGTCATAACTTTATATCTATAATGTTTTAAATACGCTATATAGATACTATAAATATAGTATATAATCACTATATATATACTATAAATATGCTTTAAAGTAGACTTAGTAAAGTGTTTTGGTTATATTAGTAATCTAAACTTTATTATTATGGCAAAGCAGACTGGAATTGTTAAGCTCAAGGGAACCATTGGGGATATTAATTATTATGAGACCAAAAATGGGGGACATCTGGCGCGTGCGGCTGGAGGTGGGTTTCAAAAGGGGGCGAAGAATAAGGAAAGCATGGTACGAACCATGGAAAATGCCACCGAGTTTGGCCGATGTAGCAAGACGAAAAAAGTTTTCCGAATTGCTTTGGCTCCCTTTTTATGCGTGCGCAAGGATGGGGCACTACATGGCCGGATGATGCAATTATTTACGAAGTTAAAGGATCTAGATAGGGTTAATGGCCGAGGCAATAGGTGCGTGGCCCGCGGAATGGAAACTCCGAAGGGAACCCTGTTGCTCAATAGTTTTGTGTTTACACCTTCTTGTATAATTTCCGAGGTTTTGGCAGCTTCTCTGCATTATGATTTTGATACCCGAACGCTTAGCATTACGAATTTTGATATCAATAACGTGGGCTTTCCTTCTGGGGCCACACATATGGCGTTAACCTTGGGGCTTCTGCATTTTAATTTTGACACATTGGCCTACCAATTAAAGAATAGTGTACCGCTCTATATTGACAAAAATTACAGTGCTACTTCGTTTGAATTGGACACGGCAGAGCCAGAAGTGAATGGGACGGCAGTAGCAGTTTTGGGGGTAAAGTTTTATCAGAAGGTTGAAAGTACCTATTATTTGTTTAAGAGTGCTAATGCTGTTGGGGTTGAGGTTTTGGGTGTTAAGGGTGAAGGGTGAAGGGTGAATGGTGAATGGTGAGTTTGTGAATGGTGAGTTTGGATTTATTGAATAATCATTTTTGCTTAATCCTCCAATAAATTCATTTTCTACGGAATCTTTTCGGAGGCCAATAATTTTCAATTAGCCATTAGCCATTAGCCATTAGCCATTAGCCATTAGCAATTGGCCATTAACAATTAACAATTAACGATTATCAGTTATCGGTTTTTTTTGTGTTTAGCTTTTAATGTTGTGAAGAAAAGTCTTTACGAGGCTGATAGGGTGTGGGAATCTTTTGAGTTTAGTTGCTATCTTGATGGGAACTACACCTGGGCAAGTCGCTTTTTCTTAGTGTTTTTTTTTTCTTGATGAACCCTTCGACTGCGCTCAGGGCAGGCAAGAAACAAAAAAATCAAGGCTTACGAATCCGCCTTCCTCTCGCTGCGCTCGTCGGAGGCGATAAAATTTCTTTATTTCCCGCGCAAAAATAAAGCCTTGGTGGTGCTAGGATTATTATTAGATTATTTAATGTTTTGTACTTGCAACCAGATTTTTAGGTAAGAAGGATTTTTGCTTAATCCTCCAATAAATTCATTTTCGACGGAATCTTTTCGAAGGCCAATAATTTTCAATTAGCCATTAGCCATTAGCCATTAGCCATTAGCAATTGGCCATTAACAATTAACAATTAACGATTATCAGTTATCGGTTTTTTTTGTGTTTAGCTTTTATTGTTGTGAAGAAAAGTCTTTGCGAGGCCGATAGGGTGTGGCAATCTTTTGAGGTTGGTTGCTATCATGATTGAAACTATACCTGGGCAGGTTGCTTTTTCTTAGTGTTTTTTCTTTTTTCCTTGATGAACCTTTCAATGGCTTTAGGCTTTAGGCTGTAAGCTGTAGGCTTTTGTAAATTACATTGGATAAAGATTTTGCCTCATTCTCCAATAAATTCATTTTCTACCCTTCGACGGCGCTCAGGGCAAGCTTCTTTTCGAAGGCCAATAATTTTCAATTAGCCATTAGCCATTAGCCATTAGCCATTAGGCATTAGCAATTAACAATTCCACATTTAAAAACAACTTGGAGGACCCAAAAAAAAATCGTTCGTAGTCTGGGGGTATAGTGTTCGTAGTTATTTTGGGTACTTTCGTAGGATTGTGCCTAAAAAATTTTGATAGTTCAACAGACCAAAATAAATTAACTGCTTTAAAGCACGATTAAGTTATAGTGAAATTAGCGGTTAAAAAAGTGTACAAAACAATGCTTTCACATGGACTAACCCCCCCTTTCACATGCCCACAGGGGGTATTCACAGGAAAACAACCAAAAAAATTTGATATGGCAATTGTGATTTATAATTTTCATAGCTAAAAATTGTAGGATAGTATTTTTTATAAATGTTGATAAACTATAAAGTGATTAAAGTCAATTACTCTGAGTGGCAGGCTATTTTACTGATTCCGGAGGGTATTTCCCTGATTGGGGGCGATAAACTTGATAGTAAAAAAAGAAAACCATTATATTTTTACGAAAATAGGTTGGTTAAA
The Aequorivita iocasae genome window above contains:
- a CDS encoding tetratricopeptide repeat protein, which gives rise to MKTKLLTTLLLLLYFNIQSQSPEISKLHQKMESNVRNPDSAKFYLRQLLKHKPELHDTTIGKYYSVLGIQYNKLAVPDSAEYYMKKALEYTALYPSKHGEMYLNLAINYRIGSRYEESLEASEKAIEQFHKAGNLEGVGQAYGEMGSNYNYMMNSEKALEYLKKSIAILSQYGSERELSVVKQKLANLYYNNEDFKFARELYEEVLPVFAKEKGTNYYVTLLTYADCLLQLEENYKGAEEALKEAENAFRKMNQKEYMWIAMGNLAQVYVATGQTQQAQKAFEGAYEGMYQISSPRFLETSVRYLDFLNSQKQYTKALNLIERVMTSAKKARLKMNTDNEIDFLKQAVITYGQNGMAENSLEAFERLDFLQDSLNTALNHAKALEMQEAYQNDLQRERNLVLKRNNELLTENNAKKDNILMLGVLSFILLLAIGLVLYSSNRNKLKLQKELVASLETSKNVLEEKNKLEGELRLERERILENKERELVQVSMEMSNLQNKIIELIDTRDNPESSTALAKELKNLLGQNNYWKYFKGKFIEVHPAFALQLAEMFPNLSENDVAFCCMLKLQLSEKEIAALMGISTDQVEVKKTTLRRKIGMGDDILGFEKLIDHLE
- a CDS encoding T9SS type A sorting domain-containing protein, with translation MNIKRWVFILACVLVVTDLTAQFEQTAKIVSTNRESRAEYGTSVAITDNFAIVGASRETIASGAAYVYSKDGQGTWGFLQRLAADDPNEGAEYGGGVAFSENFLVVAAGRADVAGVQRAGALYVYNYQNNTWEFDSKLVASDMSNDAKMGMNPTSLAAQENTIVAGAPGENAWAGSVYVFTNTGGSWTEAQKIVSPNPQASDVFGIGVALSGDYLVIGANEYDNRKGAAYVYLKNGNGTYEYVQTLTASDASNDAFFGTSVGMDGDQMIVGAYGDNMEQGAAYIFERDAQNNWVEVAKLTGNPSTENTQFGWSTSIQRNYAIVSAPHLFGFEAGEMYFYERESSGDWVEAQIVQGSDTAGEDFYGWSIAMHENQVLVGAPWEDHDANGGDEIDRAGSAYIFQDPNLLGVVGNGALESSISIYPNPATELLNIESKTKTITDLKVFSITGALLQEVTDLQVSLYTLDISKFNEGVYFVTIGCGDGVTVQKKIIKVN
- a CDS encoding tetratricopeptide repeat protein yields the protein MKQFYLLIYLFSIIVLPFKTLAQNKSQKDVVDQINLGVKYLSEKEHIKSIEELIAAKEAAIRNEWYTQAFNATLNIGTNYYLMLDYGEAFQYYLQAYDIAIKHLGPRQEMAVFNNIGVLYIEEKDPEKAEESFLKAYNIAKKLNDKKQIGTYGINLALVLHKMGKLNLAKRYIEEALPLLSNVPNVSLLAKIAKTENLLLQDQYFAAEKLALEILPQLDNLSLLKEQITVNDKITLLLILTKIYEKQNQFKVAQQYALLARSLQEKIEERIEVYDRLATLSSGINDYKTAMAYKDSVIIATDSLYAIKNSALFKSEKVKFQIKNYQHELMESKKALESEKRFFYLVIFAVVICMGFLVWMYKNNSLKHRQRKRIIELELEKEKSGHLLLEEQHREKEATALLEKERLKNELEVKNRELTAKAMYMASKNELIEEVLQSLLHNTEITTNASLKNQINDLKKHLKKDTQWDSFFVHFEELNQGFLDRLRGKHPQLTPNDIRFLTFLYMNLSYKEIASLLNITPQSCRKRKERITKKMDVPDNVPLHAYLASI
- a CDS encoding DUF1206 domain-containing protein, encoding MAFAKKEIPSLKNLYKTAAIIGFVSKGIIYLVIGALSLLAALNMGGESSGTNQALLFLKRQPFGQVLLLLLGIGLLCYSFWMFLQAFRNPENISSDQKGKLRRFGLFTTGLVYVVVAFLCFYHLVTYPMDDGTNSRYLDFLGPTTLSYVFIAIGIILAIQSILLTVGVIQGGLLDQFNLEGRKGSAVIRTVGQFGFYARAFVVAIIAYFFFRAGIYTGNHDIKGIQDAFSFLEQSALGRILMALTALGFIAYGAFYVLLTRYRSFESEA